From one Thalassospira lucentensis genomic stretch:
- the grxC gene encoding glutaredoxin 3, translating to MAKVEVYATEWCPYCKRARKLLEEKGAKYELIDVMMEPRRKKEMMDRASGRHTVPQIFINDEHIGGCDELMALNAKGGLDSKLSA from the coding sequence ATGGCAAAAGTCGAAGTTTACGCCACCGAATGGTGCCCCTATTGCAAGCGTGCCCGCAAGCTTCTGGAAGAAAAGGGTGCCAAATACGAACTGATTGATGTGATGATGGAACCGCGTCGCAAAAAGGAAATGATGGATCGTGCGAGTGGCCGTCATACCGTGCCGCAGATTTTCATCAATGACGAACATATCGGCGGCTGCGACGAACTTATGGCGCTGAACGCCAAGGGCGGTCTGGACAGCAAGCTGTCGGCATAA
- a CDS encoding ComF family protein: protein MGILPARVGRIVGNVMQIGLRTVLPPRCGGCGMVTDTVHAVCADCWAGLRFISDPLCACCGYPFEIAGDDGGNDEAGDGTLCGECLRKSPAFDAARAALVYDGGSRDYLLRFKHGDRTDLTPLLSRWLLLAGRDFWGDADLIIPVPLHRTRLLMRRYNQSGLLAASLSRQTGIAWHGTVLRRLRKTRSLGGLGASSRKREVGGAFGVDDRIAARIGLAGARVVLIDDVLTTGATANACARILKRAGAMQVRLITVARVVR from the coding sequence TTGGGGATTTTACCAGCACGGGTTGGTCGCATTGTCGGCAATGTGATGCAGATCGGTTTGCGTACCGTTTTGCCGCCGCGTTGTGGCGGATGCGGTATGGTTACCGATACGGTGCATGCGGTTTGTGCCGATTGCTGGGCCGGGCTTCGGTTTATTTCCGATCCGCTTTGTGCGTGTTGCGGGTATCCGTTCGAAATTGCCGGTGATGATGGTGGCAACGACGAGGCGGGTGATGGCACCCTGTGCGGTGAATGTTTACGAAAAAGCCCGGCGTTTGATGCTGCGCGGGCGGCACTGGTTTACGATGGTGGCAGCCGCGATTACCTGCTGCGGTTCAAGCATGGGGATCGCACCGATCTGACGCCGCTTTTAAGTCGGTGGCTGTTGCTGGCGGGGCGGGATTTCTGGGGTGATGCGGATCTGATAATTCCCGTGCCACTACATCGGACCCGGCTTTTGATGCGTCGATATAACCAGTCCGGGTTGCTGGCAGCATCCCTGTCGCGGCAAACAGGGATTGCGTGGCATGGCACGGTACTCCGGCGGTTGAGAAAAACACGTAGTCTGGGCGGCTTGGGGGCATCGTCGCGCAAGCGTGAAGTTGGCGGTGCCTTTGGGGTGGATGACAGGATTGCTGCACGGATCGGGCTGGCCGGTGCGCGTGTGGTTTTGATTGATGATGTGCTGACAACCGGGGCGACGGCCAATGCCTGTGCGCGGATTCTAAAGCGTGCCGGAGCCATGCAAGTGCGCCTGATCACGGTTGCACGGGTGGTGCGATGA
- a CDS encoding LysR family transcriptional regulator, with protein MDRFQAMRIFVRVVEAQSFAAAARELGSSPPAVTRAVAFLEEITGARLLTRTTRSVTLTEPGANYYDDCKRLLADLEEAEAAAGGAYARPSGTLTITAPVLFGQMYIFPVMTEFLDLYPEVRGRVLLFDRIVNIVEEGIDLAIRIGHMADTSMSAIKVGTVRRIVCGSPDYFARRGRPQGPADIGTHRVVASTGSSAPLDWQFGVDQNIRLSVNARLQTNSIEAARKAAIDGWGLVRMLSYQAVPFIENGSLEVVLSDYEPEPLPIHIVHPEGRHAPAKVRAFIDLAVDRLRSDKRIN; from the coding sequence CCCGCCCGCAGTCACACGTGCAGTCGCGTTCCTGGAGGAAATCACCGGTGCCCGGCTTTTGACACGGACAACACGGTCCGTCACCCTGACCGAGCCGGGGGCAAATTATTATGATGACTGCAAGCGATTGCTTGCTGATTTGGAAGAAGCGGAGGCTGCTGCAGGCGGTGCCTATGCCCGGCCCAGCGGGACATTGACCATCACGGCCCCGGTTCTGTTCGGGCAGATGTATATATTTCCGGTGATGACCGAATTTCTCGATTTGTATCCTGAAGTACGCGGTCGGGTGCTGTTGTTTGACCGCATTGTCAATATTGTCGAGGAAGGCATCGATCTTGCCATTCGCATCGGGCATATGGCCGATACATCAATGAGTGCGATCAAGGTCGGGACGGTACGGCGTATCGTCTGCGGATCACCCGATTATTTTGCACGGCGTGGCAGGCCGCAGGGACCCGCGGATATCGGGACACACAGGGTTGTTGCATCAACTGGATCATCGGCGCCGCTGGATTGGCAGTTTGGTGTCGATCAGAACATCCGTCTTTCGGTCAATGCAAGACTGCAAACCAATTCGATTGAAGCGGCCCGCAAGGCGGCGATTGACGGATGGGGATTGGTTCGGATGCTGTCCTATCAGGCGGTACCCTTTATCGAGAATGGTTCGCTTGAGGTGGTTTTGTCTGATTATGAACCCGAACCGCTGCCGATTCATATCGTCCATCCCGAAGGCCGTCATGCTCCGGCAAAGGTCCGGGCCTTTATCGATCTAGCGGTGGATCGCCTGCGTTCGGATAAGCGGATCAATTAG